ttattgttaaaaatgtgACTACTGCAACAAGTCTCCTAATTAGGTAGGAGCCAGCAAATCGCTACATTTACAATATAATGAACTAGTGTAATGTGTATGTTATGATATTATTGgttcagttgttttgtttttatagttaaCTTTCGCATGTTAAGTGAGGTACTATTCTTACTGGGAAACAACTTGGAAGATGTGTACTGATGTCATTGCTGCCACTACAAGATTGCCAGATGGTGTGAATGTGATGTCATAGGCATCACCACAATCCTCAATGACACATCCAATGTACTTGCCATCAGGACTGTACTGACATATtctattgttttgtgttgtccTATTATATTGAGCAACAAAGATACTTCCATCTTTATCACAGCAAATACCCCAGGAATCTTCAGACTGATTAATATCTACTGAGAACACCTTTCCACCCTTATAATCAACTGAGTGTAAATGTGTAAGATCACCTCTACTGCTGTAGATAATCCTCTCCTTGTATAAAGTCAAATAGTCTACCTGTACTGGAGTAGAGAATGTTCTGATGAGTGATCCATCAGGGTTGTAGAGTGAGATCTTCCGCCCTTCTGAATAACCCACTGCTATAAGATTGTTTTCATCCACCGCAAGTCTTGATGGGGAGAAGTTTCTTACCATTAGTTGGAACTGATAGAGGGGCATATACTTCCTGTTAAAGACCTTGACTTCTAGATTGTCAATCACATACAGGTGATCATTATTGCCCACAGTGAGTGCTGATGGTTCAGAAAGACCTTTTAGTTTTAATCTTTGTGGGCAGTGAGTAGACTGTGATGTGTTTGCTGCTACTTGAGGTTTTAATGCACACAATGCATCGTGGTCTATATCTAATACTACTATTTCATTGTCGGAGAAAGCTGTAACAAACCTTTCCGTCTGACATTGCGTGAAGCCAAATAGACTGAAACTTTCTTTCAGTTTccacttttgttttgtatggatTGTTTCATGTTCCTTGGCCTGAGCCTCTGCTTTAGCTTGTTGCTCATCTTCCAGcaccagtcttcccactgaCCTTTCACCTTCTTCAAACTCAAGAAAGGAAAGCCTGTCAGACACAATCTCACCTTGTATCTTAATTAGTTCATCAAGATTGTTTTTAAGTTTCAGCTTGAAATCCAGAATCTCATGAGAACTTGCTTGGGTCATGAACTGATTCACTTCATCCAGCTTGTGCTCTACCTGGGTCACTTCTTTTGTGTTGGTTGCCTCTGCAGTTTCAAATGTCTGAACTCTGTCTTTGTAAACACTCTCTGCCTCTTGTTTCAGCTGCTGTTCCTCTTCGGTGATCTTTGCTCTCTCCTTGGCAGCCTTCTGGGagattttcattttggtttcagCATATGAAGATTCCAGTTTCTTGCGAGACTCACTAGCTTGTTCCATGGCAGTTTTAATATCAGCCTTGCATTTCTCAGCTTTTGCAACCAGCTCTGCGACTTCCTGTTTGCATTTGTCTAAAGCCTCAGGTATGCCGATAGGGTCATGTGTTTGGTTTGCATGATCAAGAATGGTACAAGTTGTGCATTCTAACTTCTGGCATGTGTTGCAGTAGATGTTCAGAGTCTGATCACTGTGCTTGCCACACTTTGGAATGTACTCCCTGATTTTACTGCGGTAGGTTACTACACCTGATTGCAGTTGAGCAAGTGAGTAGATTTTATGTGATTCCAAAATAGCCATATGCTGATGTGCTTGTTGACATTCAtgacaaataaaatgttcacagtcaATACATCTGGAAACAGCCGTATGATCTCTTTTACAGGCTTGAcatttgacctctgacccatgACCCTCAATAAGTTGCTCCTGAACAGTAAACTCTTCCACCAGGGCATTGAGTTTAAAGTCCTTAGGTAGACTGTCAACCTTGTTGTCTTctagtgttgttttctttctgcacAGAGGACACAGTAGGATGGAGTTGTTAGGATCTTGTTGGTGAAGCTCCTTGAGGCATGTGAAGCAGAAGCTGTGTAGACAGTCTAGCATTGTTGGATTGATGAAGCGATTGGTGCATATTGGACATTCTAGATGATCCTTACTGATCTTATCAAGCACTGAATGGACTGTGATACGGGCAGCCATCTTTGACTTAAGCTTGTTACAATCTTTCCCTGTTGGGATAGAAAGACAATGCATTTATCATAGATTTACATACAATTTCAGTAATTGTATCTGTCTTACTTGTAAATTGATTTCAAGCAGAGTACAGTGTTGCAAATAAACACAACGCGCTGTAACCATGTcttaatatgcaaattacaaATATTAGACATGATCTCACTAGTGTTCATAGGTTTTGGAGGTACGTTGGCCGGTCGACCACGTCAGAGCCAATGAACAGCTCTCCCTGGGCAGCTACACCCACAATTTACATACACGACGAACGTTGCACAGGTTTCCTTTATTCTGATTCATTACAGCAGGGTGAATATTCATCGACCTCTGCGATGACGAAACACCTGTAGCTTACCTGCGCTGTTCAAAGGCGAATGATAGACTGTGT
Above is a genomic segment from Asterias rubens chromosome 5, eAstRub1.3, whole genome shotgun sequence containing:
- the LOC117290508 gene encoding E3 ubiquitin-protein ligase TRIM71-like encodes the protein MAARITVHSVLDKISKDHLECPICTNRFINPTMLDCLHSFCFTCLKELHQQDPNNSILLCPLCRKKTTLEDNKVDSLPKDFKLNALVEEFTVQEQLIEGHGSEVKCQACKRDHTAVSRCIDCEHFICHECQQAHQHMAILESHKIYSLAQLQSGVVTYRSKIREYIPKCGKHSDQTLNIYCNTCQKLECTTCTILDHANQTHDPIGIPEALDKCKQEVAELVAKAEKCKADIKTAMEQASESRKKLESSYAETKMKISQKAAKERAKITEEEQQLKQEAESVYKDRVQTFETAEATNTKEVTQVEHKLDEVNQFMTQASSHEILDFKLKLKNNLDELIKIQGEIVSDRLSFLEFEEGERSVGRLVLEDEQQAKAEAQAKEHETIHTKQKWKLKESFSLFGFTQCQTERFVTAFSDNEIVVLDIDHDALCALKPQVAANTSQSTHCPQRLKLKGLSEPSALTVGNNDHLYVIDNLEVKVFNRKYMPLYQFQLMVRNFSPSRLAVDENNLIAVGYSEGRKISLYNPDGSLIRTFSTPVQVDYLTLYKERIIYSSRGDLTHLHSVDYKGGKVFSVDINQSEDSWGICCDKDGSIFVAQYNRTTQNNRICQYSPDGKYIGCVIEDCGDAYDITFTPSGNLVVAAMTSVHIFQVVSQ